One region of Acidovorax sp. T1 genomic DNA includes:
- a CDS encoding methyl-accepting chemotaxis protein, with protein sequence MNLLSLMRLFTIRFRMLGAIAVVLVLLGMLGGAGMLGMFRIHDMSEDFVARSFSEVSHMAELRGEMGAIRQHEKDMIISYEKPEDVKAAHTRWLASVEQSKKVAARFLEGPQDSDNAIAQAIAKRLDSYRDQFAHVARQLEAGGYDTATIANRMSSKAVAEFDEADKLLKELDGVLRAEVTAAVADQKNVANQTLWLFALAVLITVLVVVPTTLMNMLSICRPLAEARRMALAIAGGDLSQRIVADGKDEVADLQRALADMQQGLGALVAQVRDASGSIATASQEIATGNQDLSARTEQTASNAQEAVASLSQITSNVQQTASSSQLANQLASSASSTAQRGGSVVEQAVASMHEISASSRKIGDIIGLIDSIAFQTNILALNAAVEAARAGEQGRGFAVVASEVRSLAQRSAAAASDIKGLISNSVTAVDGGVRHVEEAGAAMQEIVASVQRVGDIIGEITAAASEQSAGIGQVNQSVGDIDRMTQQNAALVEESAAAAESLREQAARLSQVVQQFHLADEGRGMAALSHAAAAGPERRALVGRATPQLAG encoded by the coding sequence ATGAATCTCTTATCGCTCATGCGGCTGTTCACCATCCGCTTTCGGATGTTGGGCGCCATTGCCGTGGTGCTGGTGCTGTTGGGCATGTTGGGGGGCGCCGGCATGCTGGGCATGTTCCGCATCCACGACATGAGCGAGGACTTTGTGGCGCGTTCGTTCTCCGAGGTGAGCCACATGGCCGAGTTGCGCGGTGAGATGGGCGCGATCCGCCAGCACGAAAAGGACATGATCATCTCGTATGAGAAGCCCGAGGACGTGAAGGCGGCGCACACCCGTTGGCTGGCCAGCGTGGAGCAGTCCAAAAAAGTCGCAGCCCGCTTTTTGGAAGGCCCGCAGGACAGCGACAACGCCATCGCGCAGGCCATCGCCAAGCGCCTGGACAGCTACCGCGACCAGTTCGCGCATGTGGCGCGCCAGCTCGAAGCGGGTGGCTACGACACGGCCACCATTGCCAACCGCATGAGCAGCAAGGCCGTGGCCGAGTTCGACGAGGCCGACAAGCTGCTCAAGGAGCTCGACGGCGTGCTGCGTGCCGAGGTGACGGCGGCCGTTGCCGACCAGAAAAATGTGGCCAACCAGACCCTGTGGCTGTTTGCCCTGGCGGTGCTGATCACCGTGTTGGTGGTGGTGCCCACCACGCTGATGAACATGCTGTCCATCTGCCGCCCGCTGGCCGAGGCCCGCCGTATGGCGCTGGCGATTGCCGGCGGCGACCTGTCGCAGCGCATCGTTGCCGATGGCAAGGACGAAGTGGCCGACCTGCAGCGCGCGCTGGCCGACATGCAGCAGGGCCTGGGGGCGCTGGTGGCGCAGGTGCGCGATGCCAGCGGCAGCATTGCCACGGCCAGCCAGGAGATTGCCACGGGCAACCAGGACCTGTCCGCGCGCACCGAGCAGACGGCCAGCAATGCCCAGGAAGCGGTGGCCTCGCTGTCGCAAATCACATCCAATGTGCAGCAGACTGCTTCGTCGTCGCAGCTGGCCAACCAGCTGGCCAGCTCGGCCTCCAGCACGGCCCAGCGCGGTGGTTCGGTGGTCGAGCAGGCCGTGGCCAGCATGCACGAGATTTCGGCATCGAGCCGCAAGATCGGCGACATCATCGGCCTGATCGATTCGATTGCCTTTCAGACCAACATCCTGGCGCTGAACGCCGCTGTGGAAGCCGCCCGCGCGGGTGAGCAGGGCCGGGGCTTTGCCGTGGTGGCCAGCGAAGTGCGCAGCCTGGCGCAGCGCTCGGCGGCGGCGGCCAGCGACATCAAGGGCCTGATCAGCAACAGCGTGACCGCCGTGGACGGTGGCGTGCGCCATGTGGAAGAAGCCGGCGCCGCGATGCAGGAAATCGTGGCCAGCGTGCAGCGTGTGGGCGACATCATTGGCGAGATCACCGCCGCTGCCTCCGAGCAGTCGGCCGGCATTGGCCAGGTGAACCAGTCGGTGGGCGATATTGACCGCATGACGCAACAGAATGCGGCGCTGGTGGAAGAATCGGCCGCCGCCGCCGAATCGCTGCGCGAGCAGGCTGCGCGCTTGTCGCAGGTGGTGCAGCAGTTTCATCTGGCCGATGAAGGCCGTGGCATGGCGGCCCTGTCCCACGCCGCCGCCGCCGGGCCGGAGCGCCGCGCATTGGTTGGCCGCGCCACGCCCCAGCTGGCGGGCTGA
- a CDS encoding alkene reductase — translation MPSLFEPVQAGDLHLANRIAMAPLTRNRAPDAIPTPLMATYYQQRASAGLLITEATAISPQGQGYADVPGLYGTEQLDGWKRVTRAVHAEGGKIVVQLWHVGRISHTDLQPGNAAPVAPSAIRAKTKTVLIKDGVPTFTDTSMPRALELDELPGIVQDYRHAARNAIACGFDGVEIHGANGYLLDQFLKTGANQRTDDYGGSIKNRTRLTLEVVRAIVDEVGGGRTGIRLSPVTPANDIVDENPQQLFDYLVAQLAPLGLAYVHIIEGATGGPRELADRPFDYAALKAVYRKAGGKGAWMVNNAYDRPLAEAAVAAGADIVAFGRPFIANPDLVTRLEKNAPLNEPDRATFYGGGAKGYTDYPTLF, via the coding sequence ATGCCCTCTTTGTTCGAACCCGTCCAGGCCGGTGACCTGCACCTGGCCAACCGCATCGCCATGGCGCCGCTCACGCGCAACCGCGCGCCCGACGCCATCCCCACGCCGCTCATGGCCACCTACTACCAGCAGCGCGCCAGCGCCGGCCTGCTGATCACCGAGGCCACGGCCATCAGCCCCCAGGGCCAGGGCTATGCCGACGTGCCCGGGCTGTATGGCACCGAGCAGCTTGACGGCTGGAAGCGCGTGACCCGCGCCGTGCACGCCGAAGGCGGCAAGATCGTCGTGCAGCTGTGGCATGTGGGCCGTATCTCGCACACCGACCTGCAGCCAGGCAACGCCGCGCCCGTGGCGCCCTCGGCCATTCGCGCCAAGACCAAGACGGTGCTGATCAAGGACGGCGTGCCCACCTTCACCGACACCTCCATGCCGCGCGCACTTGAACTGGACGAGCTGCCCGGCATCGTGCAGGACTACCGCCACGCCGCGCGCAACGCCATCGCCTGCGGGTTTGACGGCGTAGAGATCCACGGCGCCAACGGCTACCTGCTCGACCAGTTCCTGAAAACCGGCGCCAACCAGCGCACCGACGACTACGGCGGCAGCATCAAGAACCGCACCCGGCTCACGCTCGAAGTGGTGCGCGCCATCGTCGATGAAGTCGGTGGCGGCCGCACCGGCATCCGCCTGTCGCCCGTGACGCCCGCCAACGACATCGTGGACGAGAACCCTCAGCAGCTCTTTGACTACCTGGTGGCCCAGCTCGCCCCGCTGGGGCTGGCCTATGTGCACATCATCGAAGGCGCCACCGGCGGCCCCCGGGAGTTGGCCGACCGACCTTTCGACTACGCCGCCCTCAAGGCCGTGTACCGCAAGGCCGGCGGCAAGGGTGCCTGGATGGTGAACAACGCCTACGACCGCCCCCTGGCCGAAGCCGCCGTGGCAGCGGGCGCCGACATCGTGGCCTTTGGCCGGCCCTTCATTGCCAACCCCGATCTGGTCACCCGGCTGGAAAAGAACGCGCCCCTGAACGAGCCCGACCGCGCCACCTTTTATGGCGGCGGGGCCAAAGGCTACACAGACTACCCCACCTTGTTCTGA
- the gstA gene encoding glutathione transferase GstA: MKLYYSPGACSLSPHIALHEAGLAFTPVLASTKSHKLQDGTDYYGINPLGYVPLLELDNGERLREGPAIVQYIADQVPDKQLAPANGTMERYRQQEWLTFIGTEVHKGFGPLFNPATPEEYKATAREQLLKRLQWVDSQLASKQYLMGDQFTVADGYLFTVTNWAGFVGLDLSGLAHLAAYRERVGARPAVQAAMKAEGLLK; this comes from the coding sequence ATGAAGCTCTACTACTCGCCCGGCGCCTGCTCCCTGTCGCCCCACATTGCCCTGCACGAAGCCGGCCTGGCGTTCACGCCCGTGCTGGCCAGCACCAAGAGCCACAAGCTGCAGGACGGCACCGACTACTACGGCATCAACCCGCTGGGCTATGTGCCCCTGCTGGAGCTGGACAACGGCGAACGCCTGCGCGAAGGCCCGGCCATCGTGCAATACATCGCCGACCAGGTCCCCGACAAGCAACTGGCCCCGGCCAACGGCACCATGGAGCGCTACCGCCAGCAAGAGTGGCTGACCTTCATCGGCACCGAGGTGCACAAGGGCTTCGGCCCCCTGTTCAACCCCGCCACGCCCGAGGAATACAAGGCCACCGCGCGCGAACAGTTGCTCAAGCGCCTGCAGTGGGTGGACAGCCAGCTCGCCAGCAAGCAATACCTCATGGGCGATCAGTTCACCGTGGCCGATGGCTATCTGTTCACCGTGACCAACTGGGCGGGCTTCGTCGGACTCGACCTCTCAGGCCTGGCCCATCTGGCAGCCTACCGCGAACGCGTGGGTGCCCGCCCCGCCGTGCAAGCAGCGATGAAGGCCGAAGGCCTGCTCAAATAA
- a CDS encoding YkgJ family cysteine cluster protein, translated as MNCRPGCGACCTAPSISSPIPGMPRGKPAGVRCVQLGDDARCLVFGQPGRPAVCAGLMPSADMCGTDREHAMLYLVQLEEQTRPA; from the coding sequence ATGAACTGCCGGCCGGGCTGCGGCGCCTGCTGCACCGCCCCTTCCATCAGCTCGCCCATCCCCGGCATGCCACGGGGCAAGCCTGCCGGCGTGCGCTGCGTTCAGCTGGGCGACGACGCCCGCTGCCTGGTATTTGGGCAGCCCGGGCGCCCGGCCGTGTGCGCCGGGCTGATGCCATCGGCCGACATGTGCGGCACCGACCGGGAGCACGCCATGCTGTACCTGGTGCAGCTGGAAGAGCAAACCCGCCCCGCGTAA
- a CDS encoding NADPH-dependent FMN reductase: MHHPLLVFAGSTRQQSFNRRLAQATAAMAREAGAQVTLLELSEFDIPMYSADLEAQGTPADVLRLKQILWEHPAWIICAPEYNGSYTALLKNTIDWASSPVKNHPDWQDGTRSFRDKVVGMLSASPGALGGLRSQSHLAPLLINLKCWLAPQAFALGHADSAFDDHGALVHPAHRDRVRAVVDQVLWAAGRLHPAAG; encoded by the coding sequence ATGCACCACCCACTCCTCGTCTTTGCCGGCAGCACCCGCCAGCAATCGTTCAACCGGCGCCTCGCCCAGGCCACTGCCGCCATGGCCCGCGAAGCCGGTGCCCAGGTCACGCTGCTGGAACTGTCCGAGTTCGACATCCCGATGTACAGCGCCGATCTGGAAGCCCAAGGCACGCCCGCCGATGTGTTGCGGCTCAAGCAGATCCTGTGGGAACACCCGGCCTGGATCATCTGCGCCCCCGAATACAACGGCAGCTACACCGCCCTGCTCAAGAACACCATCGACTGGGCCTCCAGCCCCGTCAAAAACCACCCCGACTGGCAAGACGGCACCCGGTCCTTTCGCGACAAGGTCGTGGGCATGCTCAGCGCCTCGCCGGGCGCTTTGGGCGGCCTGCGCTCGCAAAGCCACCTGGCGCCCTTGCTGATCAATCTGAAATGCTGGCTGGCACCCCAAGCCTTTGCGCTGGGCCATGCAGACAGCGCCTTCGACGACCACGGCGCCCTGGTCCACCCGGCGCACCGCGATCGCGTGCGCGCCGTGGTCGATCAGGTGCTGTGGGCGGCCGGGCGGCTGCATCCGGCAGCGGGCTGA
- the mnmG gene encoding tRNA uridine-5-carboxymethylaminomethyl(34) synthesis enzyme MnmG, translating to MLYPQEFDVIVVGGGHAGTEAALAAARMGQRTLLLTHNIETLGQMSCNPSIGGIGKGHLVKEVDALGGAMALATDEGGIQFRILNSSKGPAVRATRAQADRILYKAAIRRMLENQPNLWLFQQAVDDLMVESTGSGDRVVGAVTQVGIRFRSRTVVLTAGTFLDGKIHVGLNNYAAGRAGDPPAVSLSARLKELKLPQGRLKTGTPPRIDGRSIDFSKCTEQPGDGMPGGVNEGTVPVFSFMGNSQMHPKQVPCWVTHTNERTHDIIRSGFDRSPMFTGKIEGVGPRYCPSVEDKINRFADKDSHQIFLEPEGLTTHEFYPNGISTSLPFDIQYDLVRSMPGLENAHILRPGYAIEYDYFDPRSLKSSFETRQIQGLFFAGQINGTTGYEEAAAQGLFAGINAALQCREIKGEPNAFGGAWLPGRDEAYLGVLADDLITKGVTEPYRMFTSRAEFRLQLREDNADMRLTEAGRRMGLVDDARWDAFSRKRDAVSRETERLKATWVNPRNLPAAESERVLGKRIEHEYNLFELLRRPDVNYANLVSMDGGKYATKDVSRETLGDLSEPVVEQVEIAAKYAGYIDRQKGEVERAAHFEKLRLPAELDYMQVTALSIEARQVLSRHRPETLGHASRITGITPAAISLLMVHLKKGGFKEFAVAPVVPDTPAKAEGEIAA from the coding sequence ATGTTGTATCCCCAGGAATTTGATGTGATCGTGGTCGGCGGTGGCCATGCAGGCACCGAGGCCGCGCTGGCCGCTGCGCGCATGGGGCAACGCACGCTGCTGCTCACCCACAACATCGAGACGCTGGGGCAGATGAGCTGCAACCCCAGCATCGGCGGCATCGGCAAGGGCCACCTGGTCAAAGAGGTGGACGCGCTGGGTGGCGCCATGGCGCTGGCGACCGACGAGGGCGGTATCCAGTTCCGCATCCTCAACAGCAGCAAGGGCCCGGCCGTGCGCGCCACGCGGGCGCAGGCCGACCGCATTCTGTACAAGGCCGCCATCCGCCGCATGTTGGAGAACCAGCCCAATCTGTGGCTGTTCCAGCAGGCGGTGGACGACCTGATGGTGGAATCCACCGGTTCTGGCGACCGCGTGGTGGGCGCCGTCACGCAGGTGGGCATCCGCTTTCGCAGCCGCACCGTGGTGCTGACGGCGGGCACTTTCCTGGACGGCAAGATCCATGTGGGCCTGAACAATTACGCCGCCGGCCGGGCAGGGGACCCGCCCGCCGTGTCGCTGTCGGCACGCCTCAAGGAGCTGAAGTTGCCCCAGGGCCGCCTGAAGACCGGCACGCCGCCGCGCATTGACGGGCGCAGCATCGACTTTTCGAAGTGCACCGAGCAGCCCGGCGACGGCATGCCCGGCGGCGTGAACGAGGGCACGGTGCCCGTGTTCAGTTTCATGGGCAATTCGCAGATGCATCCGAAGCAGGTGCCTTGCTGGGTGACCCACACCAACGAGCGCACGCACGACATCATCCGCAGCGGCTTTGACCGCAGCCCCATGTTCACCGGCAAGATCGAGGGCGTGGGCCCGCGCTATTGCCCCAGCGTGGAAGACAAGATCAACCGCTTTGCCGACAAGGACAGCCACCAGATCTTTCTGGAGCCCGAGGGGCTGACCACGCACGAGTTCTACCCCAATGGCATCAGCACCAGCCTGCCGTTCGACATCCAGTACGACCTGGTGCGCAGCATGCCCGGGCTGGAGAATGCGCACATCCTGCGCCCCGGCTACGCCATCGAATACGACTACTTCGACCCGCGCTCGCTCAAGAGCAGCTTCGAGACGCGCCAGATCCAGGGCCTGTTCTTTGCCGGCCAGATCAACGGCACCACAGGCTATGAAGAGGCGGCGGCCCAGGGCTTGTTCGCCGGCATCAACGCCGCGCTGCAGTGCCGGGAGATCAAGGGCGAACCCAATGCGTTCGGCGGCGCCTGGCTGCCCGGCCGCGACGAGGCCTACCTGGGTGTGCTGGCGGACGACCTGATCACCAAGGGCGTGACTGAGCCCTATCGCATGTTCACCAGCCGGGCCGAGTTTCGCCTGCAGCTGCGCGAGGACAACGCCGACATGCGCCTGACCGAAGCGGGGCGCCGCATGGGGCTGGTGGACGATGCGCGTTGGGACGCCTTCAGCCGCAAACGCGATGCGGTTTCACGTGAAACAGAGCGCCTCAAGGCCACCTGGGTGAACCCGCGCAACCTGCCAGCGGCGGAATCCGAGCGCGTGCTGGGCAAGCGCATCGAGCATGAATACAACCTGTTCGAGTTGCTGCGCCGCCCCGATGTGAACTATGCCAACCTGGTGTCGATGGATGGCGGCAAGTACGCGACCAAGGACGTTTCACGTGAAACGCTGGGTGACCTGAGCGAGCCGGTGGTGGAGCAGGTGGAAATCGCCGCCAAGTATGCGGGTTACATCGACCGCCAGAAGGGCGAGGTGGAGCGCGCCGCGCATTTCGAGAAACTGCGCCTGCCGGCCGAGCTGGACTACATGCAGGTCACGGCGCTGAGCATCGAGGCGCGCCAGGTGCTCAGCCGACACCGCCCCGAAACCCTGGGCCATGCCTCCCGCATCACGGGCATCACGCCGGCGGCGATCTCGCTGCTGATGGTGCATTTGAAGAAAGGTGGGTTCAAGGAGTTTGCGGTGGCCCCAGTTGTCCCGGACACCCCTGCGAAGGCAGAAGGGGAAATAGCGGCATGA
- the rsmG gene encoding 16S rRNA (guanine(527)-N(7))-methyltransferase RsmG, whose product MAVHNDALRQQLQAGADALGLGLAEAQITQLLDFLALLQKWNKVYNLTAVRDPQEMLTHHLLDSLAAVAPLRRQVAALRQGGVPTPAPVRLLDVGSGGGLPGVVFSICCPDVDVSCVDTVGKKAAFIQQAAVALKLRNLHGLHARVETLTTPFDIISCRAFASLPDFVGWSRAALMAPHGVWLAMKGKHPSDEIAALPAAVQVFHVEQLTVPGLDAERCIVWMQPATAPVA is encoded by the coding sequence ATGGCAGTGCACAACGATGCCTTGCGCCAGCAACTGCAGGCGGGCGCGGACGCGCTGGGCTTGGGCCTGGCCGAGGCGCAAATCACCCAGCTGCTCGACTTTCTGGCCCTGCTGCAAAAGTGGAACAAGGTCTACAACCTGACGGCCGTGCGCGACCCGCAGGAGATGCTGACGCACCATTTGCTCGACAGCCTGGCGGCGGTGGCGCCGCTGCGCCGCCAGGTGGCGGCATTGCGGCAGGGCGGCGTGCCCACACCTGCTCCCGTGCGCTTGCTCGACGTGGGCTCGGGTGGCGGCCTGCCCGGCGTGGTGTTTTCCATCTGCTGCCCGGATGTGGATGTGAGCTGTGTGGATACCGTGGGCAAGAAAGCTGCGTTCATCCAGCAGGCGGCGGTGGCGCTGAAGCTGCGCAACCTGCACGGCCTGCACGCTCGGGTCGAGACCTTGACCACACCGTTCGACATCATCAGCTGCCGCGCCTTTGCTTCGCTGCCCGACTTCGTGGGCTGGTCGCGGGCTGCGCTGATGGCGCCGCACGGTGTCTGGCTGGCCATGAAGGGCAAGCACCCTTCGGATGAAATCGCCGCCTTGCCCGCCGCCGTGCAGGTGTTTCACGTGGAACAGCTTACCGTGCCGGGGCTGGATGCCGAGCGCTGCATCGTCTGGATGCAACCGGCCACAGCGCCCGTGGCTTAA
- a CDS encoding ParA family protein: MAKIFCVANQKGGVGKTTTTVNLAAGLAKIGQRVLMVDLDPQGNATMGSGVDKRSLELSVYDVLLESASVKEAAVLAEKCGYWVLGANRELAGAEVELVALEHREKRLKAALAEVDADYDFVLIDCPPSLSMLTLNGLCSAHGVVVPMQCEYFALEGLTDLVNTIKQVHANLNTDLQIIGLLRVMFDPRITLQQQVSEQLKGHFGDKVFNSVIPRNVRLAEAPSYGLPGVVFDPAAKGSQAFVEFAQEMVERARTMPAATTSIAKTTPRA, from the coding sequence ATGGCCAAGATTTTTTGCGTTGCCAACCAGAAGGGTGGCGTTGGCAAGACCACCACCACCGTCAACCTCGCCGCCGGCTTGGCCAAGATCGGCCAGCGCGTGCTGATGGTGGACCTGGACCCCCAGGGCAATGCCACCATGGGTTCGGGCGTGGACAAGCGCAGCCTGGAGCTTTCGGTGTACGACGTGCTGCTCGAATCCGCCTCGGTCAAAGAGGCGGCGGTGCTGGCGGAAAAATGCGGTTACTGGGTGCTGGGCGCCAACCGCGAGCTGGCCGGCGCCGAGGTGGAGCTGGTGGCGCTGGAGCACCGCGAAAAGCGCCTCAAGGCCGCGCTGGCCGAGGTGGATGCCGACTACGACTTCGTGCTCATCGACTGCCCGCCGTCTCTGTCGATGCTCACCCTCAACGGCCTGTGCAGCGCGCATGGCGTGGTCGTGCCCATGCAGTGCGAATACTTCGCGCTCGAAGGCCTGACCGATCTGGTCAACACCATCAAGCAGGTGCACGCCAACCTCAACACCGATCTGCAGATCATCGGCCTGCTGCGCGTGATGTTCGACCCGCGCATCACGCTGCAGCAGCAGGTCAGCGAGCAGCTCAAGGGCCACTTTGGCGACAAGGTGTTCAACAGCGTGATCCCGCGCAACGTGCGCCTGGCCGAGGCGCCCAGCTACGGCCTGCCGGGCGTGGTGTTTGACCCGGCGGCCAAGGGCAGCCAGGCGTTTGTCGAATTTGCGCAAGAGATGGTCGAGCGTGCGCGGACCATGCCTGCTGCGACAACTTCCATAGCCAAAACGACGCCTAGAGCTTGA
- a CDS encoding RBBP9/YdeN family alpha/beta hydrolase: MKSSNILLLPGWQNSGPDHWQSLWEACHGYHRVEQHDWMRPLRGDWSARLEETVVDADGPVVLVAHSLGCILTAWWAAHSPNAHRVQGALLVAPGDVERPDLAAQIHGWSPIARQALPFPTVLVGSRNDPYCSFERAQGLAQAWGARFVDCGERGHLNAESGLGDWPEGHHLLRTLLKD, from the coding sequence ATGAAGTCCTCCAACATCCTGCTGCTGCCCGGCTGGCAGAACTCCGGCCCCGACCATTGGCAAAGCCTGTGGGAGGCCTGCCACGGCTACCACCGCGTGGAGCAGCACGACTGGATGCGCCCGCTGCGTGGCGACTGGTCGGCGCGGCTCGAAGAAACCGTGGTCGATGCTGACGGCCCCGTGGTGCTGGTGGCGCACAGCCTGGGCTGCATTCTCACCGCCTGGTGGGCGGCGCATTCGCCCAACGCCCACCGCGTGCAGGGCGCGCTGCTGGTGGCCCCTGGCGATGTGGAGCGGCCCGACCTGGCCGCGCAAATCCACGGCTGGTCGCCCATCGCGCGCCAGGCGCTGCCGTTCCCCACCGTGCTGGTCGGCAGCCGCAACGACCCGTATTGCAGCTTTGAGCGCGCGCAAGGCCTGGCACAGGCCTGGGGCGCGCGCTTTGTCGATTGCGGCGAGCGGGGCCACCTCAACGCCGAATCCGGCCTGGGCGACTGGCCCGAGGGCCACCACCTGCTGCGCACCCTTTTGAAAGATTGA
- a CDS encoding ParB/RepB/Spo0J family partition protein, with protein sequence MVTKKPKGLGRGLEALLGPKVAEVVEKAQAADAGLPSSLPLSALVPGAYQPRTRMDEGALYELAESIKAQGIMQPILVRRLSDEQALLRRQERAAQGPSPALGALSPDGPLYEIIAGERRFRASRLAGLDAVPVLVRDVPDESAAAMALIENIQREDLNPLEEAQGLQRLVREFGLTHEQAAQAVGRSRSAASNLLRLLNLADPVQTMLMAGDIDMGHARALLALDRAAQITAGNQIAAKKLSVREAEALVKKIGAEFNLVATRPKQEKSRDLKRVEEELSDLLMAEVEVRVKKRVKRNGRMEDMGELSIQFGSLEALNGLIDRLRGNNA encoded by the coding sequence ATGGTCACCAAAAAACCCAAGGGCCTCGGCCGCGGACTCGAAGCCCTGCTGGGCCCCAAGGTTGCCGAAGTGGTTGAAAAGGCCCAGGCGGCCGATGCCGGCCTGCCCAGCAGCCTGCCCCTGAGCGCGCTGGTGCCCGGCGCCTACCAGCCGCGCACGCGCATGGACGAGGGTGCGTTGTACGAGCTGGCCGAAAGCATCAAGGCGCAGGGCATCATGCAGCCCATTTTGGTTCGGCGCCTGAGCGACGAACAAGCCCTGCTGCGCCGCCAGGAGCGGGCAGCGCAGGGGCCATCGCCGGCGCTGGGCGCCCTCAGCCCAGACGGGCCGTTGTACGAAATCATCGCGGGCGAGCGGCGTTTTCGGGCGTCGCGGCTGGCGGGCCTCGATGCCGTTCCGGTGCTGGTGCGCGACGTGCCCGACGAGTCGGCCGCCGCCATGGCGCTCATCGAGAACATCCAGCGCGAAGACCTCAACCCGCTCGAAGAAGCCCAGGGCCTGCAGCGCCTGGTGCGCGAGTTCGGCCTCACCCACGAGCAGGCCGCGCAGGCCGTGGGCCGCTCGCGCAGCGCCGCCAGCAACCTGCTGCGCCTCTTGAACCTGGCCGATCCCGTGCAGACCATGCTGATGGCCGGCGATATCGACATGGGCCACGCCCGCGCGCTGCTGGCGCTGGACCGCGCCGCGCAGATCACGGCGGGCAACCAGATTGCGGCGAAAAAACTCTCGGTGCGCGAGGCCGAGGCCCTGGTCAAAAAGATCGGCGCCGAGTTCAACCTGGTTGCCACGCGGCCCAAGCAGGAAAAATCGCGCGACCTCAAGCGGGTGGAAGAGGAGCTGTCCGACCTGCTCATGGCCGAGGTCGAGGTGCGCGTGAAAAAACGCGTGAAACGCAATGGCCGCATGGAAGACATGGGCGAGCTGTCCATCCAGTTCGGCTCGCTGGAGGCCCTGAACGGCCTCATCGACCGGCTGCGCGGCAACAACGCCTGA
- a CDS encoding class I SAM-dependent methyltransferase, with protein sequence MARRFFPWPLPALAAWAAAWLLFGALQRAHLPAAWALVLACGLGTAASLLGDTWWRRGLIAAGFPLSLALTGAAGLPAWAWLVPLTLLLLVYPLNAWRDAPLFPTPPDALNDLPDSAPLAPGARVLDAGCGLGDGLIALRQAYPLARLEGLEWSRPLRWLCARRCPWARVAQGDIWRADWSGYQLVYLFQRPESMARAAAKAQAEMAPGAWLVSLEFAVPGVLPHAQMHAPDGRPVWVYRMPAAPAGAGQPLSAAGTS encoded by the coding sequence ATGGCTCGCCGGTTTTTCCCCTGGCCCTTGCCCGCACTGGCGGCCTGGGCGGCGGCGTGGCTGCTGTTTGGGGCCTTGCAGCGCGCGCACCTGCCTGCGGCATGGGCGCTGGTGCTGGCCTGCGGCCTGGGCACGGCGGCCAGCCTGCTGGGCGACACCTGGTGGCGGCGGGGGTTGATTGCGGCGGGGTTTCCGCTGTCGCTGGCCCTCACGGGGGCGGCGGGCCTGCCCGCCTGGGCCTGGCTGGTGCCGCTGACCCTGCTGCTGCTGGTTTATCCCCTGAATGCCTGGCGCGACGCCCCGCTGTTCCCCACCCCGCCCGACGCGCTCAATGACCTGCCCGACAGTGCCCCGCTGGCGCCTGGCGCGCGCGTGCTCGACGCGGGCTGCGGCCTGGGCGATGGCCTGATTGCGCTGCGCCAGGCCTACCCCCTGGCCCGACTGGAGGGGCTGGAGTGGAGCCGCCCGCTGCGCTGGCTGTGCGCCCGCCGCTGCCCCTGGGCGCGGGTAGCGCAGGGCGATATCTGGCGGGCCGACTGGAGCGGCTACCAGCTGGTTTACCTGTTCCAGCGCCCCGAGAGCATGGCCCGCGCCGCCGCCAAGGCCCAGGCCGAGATGGCACCCGGCGCATGGCTGGTGAGCCTGGAATTCGCCGTGCCCGGCGTGCTGCCCCATGCGCAAATGCACGCACCGGATGGCCGGCCGGTGTGGGTGTACCGCATGCCTGCGGCCCCCGCCGGGGCGGGGCAGCCGCTCAGCGCGGCCGGTACATCTTGA